Proteins from one Bradyrhizobium roseum genomic window:
- a CDS encoding MalY/PatB family protein: MFDFDRVIDRRGTHASKWDMMAKLSGITAADAIPMWVADMDFAAPPGVTEELTALVTRAVHGYYADTGSWANALAGWMARRHGLSIDPAWVSPTPGVVSALGLILQAVTEPGDEVVVFPPAYHAFRKIILANERRILDAQLSLRQGRYMMDLDALATQLTPRTKIVFFCSPHNPGGTVWSVEEIRALATFCAERNLILVSDEIHCDLLLGGAKHTPTLSAAPEIADRLITCVAATKTFNLAGAHVGACFTSNPLLKQKIDARIAASGLSSYNAFGMIATEAAWRTGDAWLDALLAYLTGSHDIFSTRIERAAPGARSMRLDATYLAWVDFSGTGLPAENVAARIKDRARIYVSPGEQFGPGGATWLRFNFATPRPILNEALDRLDDAFKDLRK, encoded by the coding sequence ATGTTTGATTTCGATCGCGTAATTGACCGCCGCGGCACGCACGCGTCGAAGTGGGACATGATGGCCAAGCTTTCAGGGATAACGGCAGCGGATGCGATCCCGATGTGGGTCGCCGACATGGATTTCGCGGCCCCTCCTGGCGTCACGGAAGAACTGACCGCCCTCGTTACCCGTGCCGTCCACGGCTATTACGCCGATACCGGAAGCTGGGCGAACGCACTCGCCGGATGGATGGCGCGCCGGCACGGCCTGTCGATCGACCCGGCCTGGGTGAGCCCCACGCCCGGCGTGGTCTCGGCACTGGGCCTGATCCTTCAAGCCGTCACCGAGCCCGGCGATGAGGTCGTAGTCTTCCCGCCGGCCTATCACGCGTTCCGAAAGATCATTCTAGCCAATGAACGGCGCATTCTGGACGCGCAACTGTCGCTGCGTCAGGGCCGTTACATGATGGACCTCGATGCGCTTGCCACGCAACTCACACCGCGCACAAAAATCGTGTTCTTCTGCAGCCCGCACAATCCGGGAGGGACCGTGTGGTCGGTCGAGGAGATCCGCGCGCTCGCCACGTTCTGCGCAGAACGCAACCTGATCCTGGTGTCCGACGAAATCCACTGCGACCTGCTGCTGGGAGGCGCAAAACATACGCCGACACTGTCGGCCGCGCCCGAGATCGCCGATCGCCTGATCACCTGCGTCGCCGCTACAAAAACCTTCAATCTCGCCGGCGCGCATGTCGGCGCATGCTTCACGTCGAATCCGCTGTTGAAACAGAAAATCGACGCGCGGATCGCGGCGAGCGGCCTCTCCTCCTATAACGCTTTCGGCATGATCGCCACCGAAGCGGCGTGGCGAACCGGCGACGCCTGGCTCGATGCGCTGCTAGCCTATCTCACCGGCAGCCACGATATCTTCAGCACCCGGATCGAACGCGCAGCACCAGGCGCTCGGTCCATGCGGCTCGATGCAACCTATCTGGCCTGGGTCGATTTTTCCGGCACCGGCTTGCCGGCCGAAAACGTCGCGGCAAGAATTAAGGACCGGGCGCGCATCTACGTCAGCCCTGGTGAGCAATTCGGGCCCGGCGGCGCAACCTGGCTTCGCTTCAACTTCGCCACGCCGCGTCCGATTCTCAACGAGGCGCTCGATCGTCTCGATGACGCATTCAAGGATCTCCGGAAGTAG
- a CDS encoding acyl-CoA dehydrogenase, whose protein sequence is MTYRAPISDILLALNHGAGLQAAVKAGHYGDFDGDITAAVLEEAGKFAGDVLAPLNRVGDEHGIKLEDNKVTTAPGWPDAYQRWIAAGWNAVSGPEGFGGQGLPMAINAACTEIWSASNIAFGLCPLLTLSAIEALDAHGSEELKKIYLEKLVSGEWTGTMQLTEPQAGSDVGALRTRAERAEDGTYRITGTKIFITYGDHDMTDNIVHFVLARLPDAPAGTKGISLFLIPKFLVNADGSLGARNDIHPSGVEHKLGMHASPTCTMTMGDKGGAIGYLIGEENRGMQCMFTMMNQARLGVGLEGVGIADRAYQQALAFAQERRQGRALGKRGDGLDPIIVHPDVKRMLLQMRSMTAAARSICYATAVALDVSVRAKDPKVRADAAARGALLTPIAKAFSTDIGNEVSYLGVQVHGGMGFIEETGAAQHYRDARITTIYEGTNGIQSIDLVTRKLAANGGASVWALLDELGGIVKQVEASNDPAFGMTGAKLRDALGSLERASKWLLERVTSAPNDALAGATPYLRLFGATLGGCMLAGEALAAKNHGDGGDSQRYVAVARFFAENISVQAGSLEKTVTDGAEAVNGADHVLLG, encoded by the coding sequence ATGACTTACCGCGCGCCGATTTCCGACATCCTGCTCGCACTCAACCACGGCGCCGGGCTGCAGGCGGCCGTGAAGGCCGGTCATTATGGCGATTTCGACGGCGACATCACCGCGGCCGTGCTGGAGGAAGCCGGCAAATTCGCCGGCGACGTGCTGGCCCCGCTCAATCGTGTCGGCGACGAGCACGGCATCAAGCTCGAAGACAACAAGGTGACGACCGCGCCGGGCTGGCCGGACGCCTATCAGCGCTGGATCGCCGCCGGGTGGAACGCGGTGTCGGGCCCGGAAGGCTTCGGCGGCCAGGGCCTCCCGATGGCGATCAACGCCGCCTGCACCGAAATCTGGAGCGCCTCGAACATCGCGTTCGGCCTCTGCCCGCTGCTGACGCTTTCCGCCATCGAGGCGCTCGATGCCCATGGCAGCGAGGAACTGAAGAAGATCTACCTGGAAAAGCTGGTCTCCGGCGAATGGACGGGCACCATGCAGCTGACGGAGCCGCAGGCGGGCTCCGATGTGGGCGCGCTACGCACCCGCGCCGAGCGCGCGGAAGATGGCACCTATCGCATCACGGGCACAAAAATCTTCATCACCTATGGCGACCACGACATGACCGATAACATCGTGCATTTCGTGCTGGCCCGCCTGCCCGACGCGCCTGCGGGCACCAAGGGCATCTCGCTCTTTCTCATTCCGAAATTCCTGGTCAATGCCGACGGCTCGCTCGGCGCGCGCAACGACATCCATCCCTCCGGCGTCGAGCACAAGCTCGGCATGCACGCCTCCCCCACCTGCACCATGACCATGGGCGACAAGGGCGGCGCGATCGGCTACCTGATCGGCGAGGAAAATCGCGGCATGCAATGCATGTTCACGATGATGAACCAGGCCCGCCTCGGCGTCGGCCTCGAAGGCGTCGGCATCGCCGACCGCGCCTACCAGCAGGCGCTGGCCTTCGCCCAGGAGCGACGCCAGGGCCGCGCCCTCGGCAAAAGGGGCGACGGGCTCGATCCCATCATCGTGCATCCCGACGTCAAGCGCATGCTGCTGCAGATGCGCAGCATGACGGCCGCCGCGCGCTCGATCTGCTACGCCACGGCCGTCGCGCTCGACGTCTCCGTGCGCGCCAAGGATCCGAAGGTGCGCGCCGACGCCGCCGCGCGCGGCGCGCTGCTGACGCCGATCGCAAAGGCATTCTCCACCGATATCGGCAACGAGGTGAGCTATCTCGGCGTGCAGGTTCACGGCGGCATGGGCTTCATCGAGGAGACCGGCGCCGCGCAGCATTACCGTGACGCGCGCATCACCACAATCTATGAGGGCACCAACGGCATCCAGTCGATCGACCTCGTGACGCGCAAACTCGCGGCGAATGGCGGCGCTTCGGTCTGGGCCCTGCTCGACGAACTCGGCGGCATCGTCAAGCAGGTCGAAGCCTCTAATGATCCGGCATTCGGCATGACAGGCGCCAAATTGCGCGACGCGCTGGGCTCGCTGGAGCGCGCCAGCAAATGGCTGCTGGAGCGCGTGACCTCTGCTCCGAACGACGCGCTTGCGGGCGCCACACCCTATTTGCGGCTGTTCGGCGCGACGCTCGGCGGCTGCATGCTGGCCGGCGAAGCGCTGGCCGCCAAGAACCATGGCGACGGCGGCGACTCACAGCGCTACGTGGCGGTGGCGCGGTTCTTTGCCGAAAACATTTCGGTGCAGGCGGGATCGCTGGAGAAGACGGTGACCGACGGCGCGGAAGCCGTGAACGGGGCGGACCACGTATTGCTGGGATAG